The Ovis aries strain OAR_USU_Benz2616 breed Rambouillet chromosome 11, ARS-UI_Ramb_v3.0, whole genome shotgun sequence genome window below encodes:
- the ALOX15 gene encoding polyunsaturated fatty acid lipoxygenase ALOX15 isoform X1: MGLYRVRVSTGSSLCAGSNNQVHLWLVGEHGEAALGGRLRPARGKEVEFQVDVSEYLGRLLFVKLRKRHFLSQDAWFCNWISVQGPGASGNEFRFPCYRWVEGDGILSLPEGTGRTVVDDPQGLFKKHREEELVERRKLYRWGNWKDGLILNIAGATINDLPVDERFLEDKRIDFEASLTKGLADLAIKDSLNILTCWKSLDDFNRIFWCGQSKLAERVRDSWKEDALFGYQFLNGANPMLLRRSVRLPARLEFPPGMGELQAELEKELQQGTLFEADFSLLDGIKANIILCTQQYVAAPLVMLKLQPDGKLLPMVIQLQLPHKGSPPPLLFLPTDPPMTWLLAKCWVRSSDFQLHELHSHLLRGHLMAEVMAVATRRCLPSIHPMFKLLIPHLRYTMEINIRARTGLVADKGVFDQVVSTGGGGHVELLQRAGAFLTYSSFCPPDDLADRGLLGVKSSFYAQDALRLWEILSRYVEGIVSLHYKTDESVRDDVELQAWCREITEIGLLGAQDRGFPVTLQSKGQLCHFVTMCIFTCTGQHSSTHLGQLDWYAWVPNAPCTMRLPPPTTKDVTLEKVMATLPNFHQASLQMSITWQLGRRQPVMVALGQHEEEYFSGPEPKAVLKKFREELAALEKDIEIRNAQLDWPYEYLRPSLVENSVAI; this comes from the exons ATGGGTCTCTACCGCGTCCGCGTGTCCACCGGGTCCTCGCTCTGCGCAGGCTCCAATAACCAGGTGCACCTGTGGCTGGTCGGCGAGCACGGGGAGGCGGCGCTCGGGGGGCGCCTGCGGCCGGCGAGGGGCAAG GAGGTGGAATTCCAGGTGGACGTGTCCGAGTACCTGGGGCGGCTGCTGTTCGTGAAATTGCGCAAACGGCACTTCCTCTCGCAAGATGCGTGGTTCTGCAATTGGATCTCCGTGCAGGGACCCGGGGCCAGTGGGAACGAGTTCAGGTTCCCGTGCTATCGCTGGGTGGAGGGCGATGGCATCCTGAGCCTGCCCGAGGGCACCG GTCGCACCGTGGTCGATGACCCTCAAGGTCTGTTCAAGAAACACAGGGAAGAGGAGCTGGTAGAGAGAAGGAAGCTGTACCG GTGGGGTAACTGGAAGGACGGGTTAATTCTGAATATAGCTGGGGCCACAATAAATGACCTTCCTGTAGATGAGAGATTTCTAGAGGACAAAAGAATTGACTTCGAGGCCTCACTGACCAAGGG GCTGGCAGACCTAGCCATCAAAGACTCTTTAAACATTCTGACTTGCTGGAAAAGTCTGGATGACTTCAACAGGATTTTCTGGTGTGGCCAGAGCAAGCTGGCTG AGCGGGTGCGGGACTCCTGGAAGGAGGATGCCTTATTTGGGTACCAGTTTCTCAACGGCGCCAACCCCATGTTGCTGAGACGCTCTGTTCGCCTTCCTGCCCGCCTGGAGTTtcctccagggatgggggagctgcaGGCCGAGCTGGAGAAGGAGCTCCAG CAAGGCACGCTATTTGAAGCCGACTTCTCCTTGCTGGATGGGATCAAGGCCAACATCATCCTGTGTACCCAGCAGTATGTTGCTGCCCCTCTGGTTATGCTGAAGCTGCAGCCCGATGGGAAACTCTTACCCATGGTCATCCAG CTCCAACTGCCACACAAGGGGTCCCCACCACCCCTGCTTTTCCTGCCCACGGATCCCCCGATGACCTGGCTCCTGGCCAAATGCTGGGTCCGGAGCTCTGACTTCCAGCTTCACGAGCTGCACTCTCATCTCCTGAGGGGACATTTGATGGCTGAGGTCATGGCTGTGGCCACCAGGAGGTGCCTTCCGTCTATACATCCTATGTTCAAG CTTCTTATTCCACACCTGCGATACACCATGGAAATTAACATCCGGGCCAGGACTGGGCTGGTCGCTGACAAGGGAGTCTTCGACCAG GTGGTGAGCACAGGTGGGGGCGGCCACGTGGAGCTGCTCCAGCGAGCAGGAGCCTTTCTAACCTATAGCTCCTTCTGTCCCCCTGATGACCTGGCTGACCGGGGGCTCCTGGGAGTCAAGTCTTCTTTCTATGCCCAAGATGCCCTGAGGCTCTGGGAAATTCTCTCTCg CTACGTGGAGGGGATTGTGAGTCTCCACTATAAGACGGATGAGTCTGTGAGAGATGATGTTGAGCTGCAGGCCTGGTGTCGAGAGATCACTGAGATCGGGCTGCTGGGTGCCCAGGACCGAG GGTTTCCCGTcaccctgcagtccaagggccaGCTGTGCCACTTCGTGACCATGTGTATCTTCACCTGCACTGGTCAGCACTCCTCCACTCACCTGGGCCAG CTGGACTGGTACGCTTGGGTCCCTAACGCACCCTGCACAATGCGGCTGCCCCCACCGACCACCAAAGATGTGACCCTGGAGAAAGTGATGGCGACACTGCCGAACTTCCATCAGGCTTCTCTCCAGATGTCCATCACTTGGCAACTGGGCAGACGCCAGCCCGTCATG gtggctctgggTCAGCATGAGGAAGAGTACTTCTCAGGCCCTGAGCCCAAGGCTGTGCTGAAGAAGTTCAGGGAGGAGCTGGCTGCCCTGGAAAAAGATATCGAGATCCGGAATGCCCAGCTGGACTGGCCCTACGAATACCTGCGGCCCAGCCTGGTGGAAAACAGCGTGGCCATATGA
- the ALOX15 gene encoding polyunsaturated fatty acid lipoxygenase ALOX15 isoform X2 encodes MGLYRVRVSTGSSLCAGSNNQVHLWLVGEHGEAALGGRLRPARGKEVEFQVDVSEYLGRLLFVKLRKRHFLSQDAWFCNWISVQGPGASGNEFRFPCYRWVEGDGILSLPEGTGRTVVDDPQGLFKKHREEELVERRKLYRSAPPLPPGPTGELPTLSQYQCLVSFPLQQGTLFEADFSLLDGIKANIILCTQQYVAAPLVMLKLQPDGKLLPMVIQLQLPHKGSPPPLLFLPTDPPMTWLLAKCWVRSSDFQLHELHSHLLRGHLMAEVMAVATRRCLPSIHPMFKLLIPHLRYTMEINIRARTGLVADKGVFDQVVSTGGGGHVELLQRAGAFLTYSSFCPPDDLADRGLLGVKSSFYAQDALRLWEILSRYVEGIVSLHYKTDESVRDDVELQAWCREITEIGLLGAQDRGFPVTLQSKGQLCHFVTMCIFTCTGQHSSTHLGQLDWYAWVPNAPCTMRLPPPTTKDVTLEKVMATLPNFHQASLQMSITWQLGRRQPVMVALGQHEEEYFSGPEPKAVLKKFREELAALEKDIEIRNAQLDWPYEYLRPSLVENSVAI; translated from the exons ATGGGTCTCTACCGCGTCCGCGTGTCCACCGGGTCCTCGCTCTGCGCAGGCTCCAATAACCAGGTGCACCTGTGGCTGGTCGGCGAGCACGGGGAGGCGGCGCTCGGGGGGCGCCTGCGGCCGGCGAGGGGCAAG GAGGTGGAATTCCAGGTGGACGTGTCCGAGTACCTGGGGCGGCTGCTGTTCGTGAAATTGCGCAAACGGCACTTCCTCTCGCAAGATGCGTGGTTCTGCAATTGGATCTCCGTGCAGGGACCCGGGGCCAGTGGGAACGAGTTCAGGTTCCCGTGCTATCGCTGGGTGGAGGGCGATGGCATCCTGAGCCTGCCCGAGGGCACCG GTCGCACCGTGGTCGATGACCCTCAAGGTCTGTTCAAGAAACACAGGGAAGAGGAGCTGGTAGAGAGAAGGAAGCTGTACCGGtcagccccacccctgcctcctggcCCCACCGGCGAGCTGCCGACCCTTTCCCAGTACCAATGCCTGGTTTCTTTTCCACTGCAG CAAGGCACGCTATTTGAAGCCGACTTCTCCTTGCTGGATGGGATCAAGGCCAACATCATCCTGTGTACCCAGCAGTATGTTGCTGCCCCTCTGGTTATGCTGAAGCTGCAGCCCGATGGGAAACTCTTACCCATGGTCATCCAG CTCCAACTGCCACACAAGGGGTCCCCACCACCCCTGCTTTTCCTGCCCACGGATCCCCCGATGACCTGGCTCCTGGCCAAATGCTGGGTCCGGAGCTCTGACTTCCAGCTTCACGAGCTGCACTCTCATCTCCTGAGGGGACATTTGATGGCTGAGGTCATGGCTGTGGCCACCAGGAGGTGCCTTCCGTCTATACATCCTATGTTCAAG CTTCTTATTCCACACCTGCGATACACCATGGAAATTAACATCCGGGCCAGGACTGGGCTGGTCGCTGACAAGGGAGTCTTCGACCAG GTGGTGAGCACAGGTGGGGGCGGCCACGTGGAGCTGCTCCAGCGAGCAGGAGCCTTTCTAACCTATAGCTCCTTCTGTCCCCCTGATGACCTGGCTGACCGGGGGCTCCTGGGAGTCAAGTCTTCTTTCTATGCCCAAGATGCCCTGAGGCTCTGGGAAATTCTCTCTCg CTACGTGGAGGGGATTGTGAGTCTCCACTATAAGACGGATGAGTCTGTGAGAGATGATGTTGAGCTGCAGGCCTGGTGTCGAGAGATCACTGAGATCGGGCTGCTGGGTGCCCAGGACCGAG GGTTTCCCGTcaccctgcagtccaagggccaGCTGTGCCACTTCGTGACCATGTGTATCTTCACCTGCACTGGTCAGCACTCCTCCACTCACCTGGGCCAG CTGGACTGGTACGCTTGGGTCCCTAACGCACCCTGCACAATGCGGCTGCCCCCACCGACCACCAAAGATGTGACCCTGGAGAAAGTGATGGCGACACTGCCGAACTTCCATCAGGCTTCTCTCCAGATGTCCATCACTTGGCAACTGGGCAGACGCCAGCCCGTCATG gtggctctgggTCAGCATGAGGAAGAGTACTTCTCAGGCCCTGAGCCCAAGGCTGTGCTGAAGAAGTTCAGGGAGGAGCTGGCTGCCCTGGAAAAAGATATCGAGATCCGGAATGCCCAGCTGGACTGGCCCTACGAATACCTGCGGCCCAGCCTGGTGGAAAACAGCGTGGCCATATGA